The following are encoded in a window of Alosa sapidissima isolate fAloSap1 chromosome 10, fAloSap1.pri, whole genome shotgun sequence genomic DNA:
- the prpf3 gene encoding U4/U6 small nuclear ribonucleoprotein Prp3 isoform X1: MSLPKREVEELRPWVERTVKKVLGFSEPTVVTAALHCVGKGLDKRKTTDQLRPFLDESAGGFVERLFEALEESRNTRGNKGGGERNRKRDLKDVFGDEMEAMKEAPEAGDSAAKKKRVPRFEEVEEPEVIPGPPAESPGMLTKMQIKQMMEAATRQIEERKKQLSFVAPVPVSQTRLPLPTPSAQSELRLPLPTPPQSSMGMSQSIPPSQAASIMNDAIEKARKAAELQARIQSQLVAKPGILGALGNAGSQNLVALANLHAMGIAPPSKVEAREVTKPTPLILDDQGRTVDASGKEVELTHRMPTLKANIRAVKREQFRQQLKERPGEDLESTSYFDHRVNILPAQRPRKGFKFHEQGRFEKIAQRIRTKAQLEKLQTEIAQAAKKTGIQASTKLALIAPKKELGEDEVPTIEWWDSYILPSNIELSPHTVFDEIELFGVTNLVEHPAQMSPPVDGDRGAVTLGVYLTKKEQKKLRRQTRREGQKEVQEKVRLGLMPPPEPKVRISNLMRVLGTEAVQDPTKVEAHVRAQMAKRQKAHEEANAARKLTAEQRKEKKVKKLKEDLSQGVHIAVYRIRNLHNPAKKFKVEANANQLYLTGTVVLHKDVNIVVVEGGPKSQKKFKRLMMHRIKWDEGNSKRDVEGLDDEGLKKKNKCDLVWEGTAKERSFGDLKFKQCPTENMAREHFKKHGTEHYWDQALSQSVLECGDD; encoded by the exons ATGTCGTTGCCGAAGCGGGAGGTGGAGGAACTGCGGCCGTGGGTTGAACGTACGGTGAAGAAGGTTCTGGGCTTCTCCGAACCTACTGTTGTGACAGCGGCACTACATTGTGTCGGCAAGGGGTTAGACAAACGGAAGACCACAG ACCAACTGAGACCCTTCCTAGATGAATCTGCTGGAGGTTTTGTTGAACGCCTCTTCGAAGCCCTAGAGGAAAGTAGAAACACCCGTGGTAACAAGGGGGGTGGTGAACGGAACCGTAAGAGAGACCTCAAG GATGTGTTTGGGGATGAGATGGAGGCCATGAAGGAGGCCCCTGAGGCAGGCGACTCTGCTGCCAAGAAGAAGCGAGTTCCCCGCTtcgaggaggtggaggagcctGAGGTCATTCCAGGGCCGCCCGCCGAAAGCCCCGGGATGCTCACCAAGATGCAG attaaGCAGATGATGGAGGCTGCTACCAGGCAGattgaggagaggaagaagcaaCTCAGCTTTGTGGCCCCCGTTCCTGTTTCCCAG ACCCGGCTGCCCCTTCCCACCCCGTCCGCCCAGTCTGAGCTTAGGTTGCCCCTGCCCACCCCGCCGCAGTCCTCCATGGGCATGTCCCAGTCCATCCCACCCTCGCAGGCGGCCAGCATCATGAACGACGCCATCGAGAAGGCGCGCAAGGCGGCCGAGCTGCAGGCCCGCATCCAGTCACAGCTGGTGGCCAAGCCGGGCATCCTGGGTGCGCTGGGCAACGCTGGCTCCCAGAACCTGGTGGCGCTCGCCAACCTGCACGCTATGGGCATTGCCCCACC CAGTAAGGTGGAAGCCCGTGAGGTGACCAAACCCACGCCTCTCATCCTGGATGACCAGGGACGCACTGTAGATGCCAGCGGCAAAGAGGTGGAACTCACCCACCGCATGCCCACACTCAAAG CCAACATCCGCGCGGTGAAGCGGGAGCAGTTCCGCCAGCAGCTGAAGGAGCGTCCAGGAGAGGACCTGGAATCCACCTCCTACTTTGACCACCGCGTGAACATCCTGCCCGCCCAGCGGCCCAGGAAGGGCTTCAAGTTCCACGAGCAGGGCCGCTTTGAGAAGATCGCCCAGCGCATCCGTACCAAG GCCCAGCTTGAGAAGCTGCAGACAGAAATCGCTCAAGCTGCCAAGAAGACGGGCATCCAGGCGTCCACTAAGTTGGCGCTGATCGCACCCAAGAAGGAGCTGGGCGAGGACGAGGTGCCCACCATCGAGTGGTGGGACTCTTACATCCTGCCCTCTAACATAGAACT AAGTCCACACACCGTCTTTGATGAGATTGAGTTATTTGGTGTGACGAACCTAGTGGAGCATCCTGCACAGATGAGTCCTCCTG TTGATGGGGACAGGGGTGCGGTGACTCTGGGCGTGTACCTGACCAAGAAGGAGCAGAAGAAGCTGAGGAGGCAGACCAGGAGAGAGGGCCAGAAGGAGGTGCAGGAGAAGGTGCGACTGGGCCTCATGCCCCCTCCAGAACccaaag TGCGGATCTCTAACCTGATGCGGGTGTTGGGAACGGAAGCGGTGCAGGACCCCACCAAAGTGGAGGCCCATGTCCGAGCACAGATGGCCAAGAGGCAGAA AGCTCACGAGGAGGCCAATGCAGCACGTAAGCTCACAGCAGAACaaaggaaagagaagaaagtGAAGAAGCTCAAGGAGGACCTCTCTCAAGGCGTTCACATTGCAGTGTACAG GATCAGAAACCTACACAACCCTGCCAAGAAGTTTAAGGTGGAGGCCAATGCCAACCAGCTCTACCTCACCGGGACGGTGGTCCTGCACAAGGACGTCAACATTGTGGTCGTGGAGGGAG GTCCAAAGTCCCAGAAGAAGTTTAAACGGCTGATGATGCACAGGATCAAATGGGACGAGGGCAACTCCAAGAGAGATG TTGAGGGATTAGATGACGAGGgactgaagaagaagaataagtgCGACCTGGTTTGGGAG GGAACAGCAAAGGAGCGTAGTTTTGGAGACCTGAAGTTTAAGCAGTGCCCCACAGAGAACATGGCTCGGGAACACTTCAAGAAACACGGAACCGAACATTACTGGGATCAGGCACTGAGCCAGAGTGTGCTGGAGTGCGGCGACGACTGA
- the prpf3 gene encoding U4/U6 small nuclear ribonucleoprotein Prp3 isoform X2 encodes MSLPKREVEELRPWVERTVKKVLGFSEPTVVTAALHCVGKGLDKRKTTDQLRPFLDESAGGFVERLFEALEESRNTRGNKGGGERNRKRDLKDVFGDEMEAMKEAPEAGDSAAKKKRVPRFEEVEEPEVIPGPPAESPGMLTKMQIKQMMEAATRQIEERKKQLSFVAPVPVSQTRLPLPTPSAQSELRLPLPTPPQSSMGMSQSIPPSQAASIMNDAIEKARKAAELQARIQSQLVAKPGILGALGNAGSQNLVALANLHAMGIAPPKVEAREVTKPTPLILDDQGRTVDASGKEVELTHRMPTLKANIRAVKREQFRQQLKERPGEDLESTSYFDHRVNILPAQRPRKGFKFHEQGRFEKIAQRIRTKAQLEKLQTEIAQAAKKTGIQASTKLALIAPKKELGEDEVPTIEWWDSYILPSNIELSPHTVFDEIELFGVTNLVEHPAQMSPPVDGDRGAVTLGVYLTKKEQKKLRRQTRREGQKEVQEKVRLGLMPPPEPKVRISNLMRVLGTEAVQDPTKVEAHVRAQMAKRQKAHEEANAARKLTAEQRKEKKVKKLKEDLSQGVHIAVYRIRNLHNPAKKFKVEANANQLYLTGTVVLHKDVNIVVVEGGPKSQKKFKRLMMHRIKWDEGNSKRDVEGLDDEGLKKKNKCDLVWEGTAKERSFGDLKFKQCPTENMAREHFKKHGTEHYWDQALSQSVLECGDD; translated from the exons ATGTCGTTGCCGAAGCGGGAGGTGGAGGAACTGCGGCCGTGGGTTGAACGTACGGTGAAGAAGGTTCTGGGCTTCTCCGAACCTACTGTTGTGACAGCGGCACTACATTGTGTCGGCAAGGGGTTAGACAAACGGAAGACCACAG ACCAACTGAGACCCTTCCTAGATGAATCTGCTGGAGGTTTTGTTGAACGCCTCTTCGAAGCCCTAGAGGAAAGTAGAAACACCCGTGGTAACAAGGGGGGTGGTGAACGGAACCGTAAGAGAGACCTCAAG GATGTGTTTGGGGATGAGATGGAGGCCATGAAGGAGGCCCCTGAGGCAGGCGACTCTGCTGCCAAGAAGAAGCGAGTTCCCCGCTtcgaggaggtggaggagcctGAGGTCATTCCAGGGCCGCCCGCCGAAAGCCCCGGGATGCTCACCAAGATGCAG attaaGCAGATGATGGAGGCTGCTACCAGGCAGattgaggagaggaagaagcaaCTCAGCTTTGTGGCCCCCGTTCCTGTTTCCCAG ACCCGGCTGCCCCTTCCCACCCCGTCCGCCCAGTCTGAGCTTAGGTTGCCCCTGCCCACCCCGCCGCAGTCCTCCATGGGCATGTCCCAGTCCATCCCACCCTCGCAGGCGGCCAGCATCATGAACGACGCCATCGAGAAGGCGCGCAAGGCGGCCGAGCTGCAGGCCCGCATCCAGTCACAGCTGGTGGCCAAGCCGGGCATCCTGGGTGCGCTGGGCAACGCTGGCTCCCAGAACCTGGTGGCGCTCGCCAACCTGCACGCTATGGGCATTGCCCCACC TAAGGTGGAAGCCCGTGAGGTGACCAAACCCACGCCTCTCATCCTGGATGACCAGGGACGCACTGTAGATGCCAGCGGCAAAGAGGTGGAACTCACCCACCGCATGCCCACACTCAAAG CCAACATCCGCGCGGTGAAGCGGGAGCAGTTCCGCCAGCAGCTGAAGGAGCGTCCAGGAGAGGACCTGGAATCCACCTCCTACTTTGACCACCGCGTGAACATCCTGCCCGCCCAGCGGCCCAGGAAGGGCTTCAAGTTCCACGAGCAGGGCCGCTTTGAGAAGATCGCCCAGCGCATCCGTACCAAG GCCCAGCTTGAGAAGCTGCAGACAGAAATCGCTCAAGCTGCCAAGAAGACGGGCATCCAGGCGTCCACTAAGTTGGCGCTGATCGCACCCAAGAAGGAGCTGGGCGAGGACGAGGTGCCCACCATCGAGTGGTGGGACTCTTACATCCTGCCCTCTAACATAGAACT AAGTCCACACACCGTCTTTGATGAGATTGAGTTATTTGGTGTGACGAACCTAGTGGAGCATCCTGCACAGATGAGTCCTCCTG TTGATGGGGACAGGGGTGCGGTGACTCTGGGCGTGTACCTGACCAAGAAGGAGCAGAAGAAGCTGAGGAGGCAGACCAGGAGAGAGGGCCAGAAGGAGGTGCAGGAGAAGGTGCGACTGGGCCTCATGCCCCCTCCAGAACccaaag TGCGGATCTCTAACCTGATGCGGGTGTTGGGAACGGAAGCGGTGCAGGACCCCACCAAAGTGGAGGCCCATGTCCGAGCACAGATGGCCAAGAGGCAGAA AGCTCACGAGGAGGCCAATGCAGCACGTAAGCTCACAGCAGAACaaaggaaagagaagaaagtGAAGAAGCTCAAGGAGGACCTCTCTCAAGGCGTTCACATTGCAGTGTACAG GATCAGAAACCTACACAACCCTGCCAAGAAGTTTAAGGTGGAGGCCAATGCCAACCAGCTCTACCTCACCGGGACGGTGGTCCTGCACAAGGACGTCAACATTGTGGTCGTGGAGGGAG GTCCAAAGTCCCAGAAGAAGTTTAAACGGCTGATGATGCACAGGATCAAATGGGACGAGGGCAACTCCAAGAGAGATG TTGAGGGATTAGATGACGAGGgactgaagaagaagaataagtgCGACCTGGTTTGGGAG GGAACAGCAAAGGAGCGTAGTTTTGGAGACCTGAAGTTTAAGCAGTGCCCCACAGAGAACATGGCTCGGGAACACTTCAAGAAACACGGAACCGAACATTACTGGGATCAGGCACTGAGCCAGAGTGTGCTGGAGTGCGGCGACGACTGA
- the LOC121721284 gene encoding circadian-associated transcriptional repressor-like: MQTTGRTPSPPSHDSMSSSDSFLFSDSDPVEDDTDVFLSEGNAGRADTRSPSSSHSSLHGDTLSSPSLRWASDGPGQCERSALVTGLRPTPLSSSVSSSSTSGVWSASESEGGSEKNSQSHGDQLFAQKCLELQCFVRPLLELLHGLKNGRFDKGLSSFQQSVAMDRIQRIVGVLQKPNSGEKYLNTLLQVEMMLKLWFPQISALASPAAQATAASQTTATHSAPSTANSSSTPPHKHKDQLHMPVKKRRLSWSDTDSSSTPSPILCKRFQLAGDPGPSPERESSSSALNHQRHAEQHCSDSADELSSPPAPRWSEPSLTWVHVAPIPSPRKSCSGVAGPGAGAGPGPGPGAGAGAKGSSAVMVAPPQSSRGSPAMQDSSISSTTPLLQPSSPLLQPSVEAADPPGNTPPGPHI; the protein is encoded by the exons ATGCAGACAACAGGAAGAACCCCCTCCCCACCTTCCCATGATTCCATGAGCTCCAGCGACAGCTTCCTGTTCAGCGACAGTGACCCCGTGGAGGACGACACTGACGTCTTCCTGTCGGAGGGCAACGCTGGCCGTGCCGACACCCGCTCGCCCTCCTCTTCCCACTCCAGTCTCCATGGCGACACTCTGTCCAGCCCCAGCTTGCGGTGGGCCAGTGACGGCCCCGGCCAATGTGAGCGGTCAGCCCTGGTCACCGGGTTGCGGCCGACGCCACTGTCCTCGTCCGTGTCATCGTCCAGCACATCGGGGGTGTGGAGTGCCTCAGAAAGCGAAGGGGGCAGTGAGAAGAACAGCCAGTCCCACGGAGACCAGCTCTTCGCCCAGAAG tGTTTGGAGCTGCAGTGTTTTGTCAGGCCTTTACTGGAGCTGCTGCATGGTCTGAAGAATGGACGGTTTGATAAGG GTCTGAGCAGTTTCCAGCAGAGCGTTGCAATGGATCGCATCCAGAGGATTGTGGGAGTGCTGCAGAAGCCAAACAGCGG ggagAAGTATCTGAACACGCTGCTGCAGGTGGAGATGATGCTGAAGCTGTGGTTTCCTCAGATCTCCGCTCTGGCCTCCCCTGCTGCCCAGGCCACTGCTGCCTCTCAGACCACCGCTACCCACTCAGCCCCCAGCACcgcaaacagcagcagcacaccGCCGCACAAGCACAAGGACCAGCTACACATGCCCGTcaag AAGCGTCGCCTCAGCTGGTCAGACACAGACTCTTCGTCCACGCCTTCCCCCATCCTTTGCAAGCGCTTCCAGCTCGCAGGTGACCCAGGGCCGAGCccggagagggagagcagctccTCAGCCCTGAACCATCAGCGCCACGCGGAGCAACACTGCAGTGACTCCGCCGACGAGCTGTCCTCCCCCCCGGCACCACGCTGGTCAGAGCCCAGCCTCACCTGGGTCCATGTGGCCCCCATCCCCTCACCCCGCAAGTCCTGCTCTGGGGTGGCAGGgccaggggcaggggcagggccagggccagggccaggggcaggggcaggagcGAAGGGCAGCTCTGCGGTGATGGTGGCGCCCCCTCAGTCCAGTCGGGGGAGCCCAGCCATGCAGGACAGCTCCATCTCTTCCACCACCCCCCTCTTGCAGCCTTCCAGCCCGCTACTGCAGCCCAGTGTGGAAGCGGCAGACCCGCCCGGCAACACCCCCCCCGGACCCCACATATGA